From one Amphiura filiformis chromosome 13, Afil_fr2py, whole genome shotgun sequence genomic stretch:
- the LOC140168372 gene encoding probable 2-ketogluconate reductase, giving the protein MEMPYILSSKELFTAQKVYDDFQKHFQIIFIEDLIADTSPRQKQLYQAIQGIQLVTYNKILYTKIKNEHFISSLPNLKILSYGGLGRDHLDLPMLHRHGIVVANSGAHDIVNTCAELGFGLMLTLARNIHTGMRAYLNKDFDWCTYLMVNSGSLLMDSTLGIVGMGRIGYQIAERAAAFKMKIVYHNRTQRSKEDEERVNAKYCQTLDELLRMSDHVMLTVPLSDETKSMIGARELKLMKPNAAIINISRGAVIHQDALIEALNNHTIQGAALDVTTPEPLPPDHPLLKMSNVIVTPHTAGATIKTFYSNFQICLESMKAAIEGRPVPNEIK; this is encoded by the exons ATGGAAATGCCATATATTCTTTCATCGAAGGAACTATTTACAGCTCAGAAAGTCTACGATGATTTTCAAAAACACTTCCAGATAATCTTTATAGAAGATCTCATCGCAGACACAAGTCCTCGGCAAAAGCAACTCTATCAAGCCATTCAAGGGATACAGCTGGTAACATACAATAAAATCCTGTATACAAAAATAAAGAATGAACATTTTATATCTTCGCTTCCAAATTTGAAGATACTTAGTTACGGTGGTCTTGGTCGTGATCATTTGGATCTACCAATGTTACATAGACATGGAATCGTGGTAGCGAACTCGGGTGCTCATGACATCGTGAACACCTGTGCTGAACTTGGTTTTGGGTTAATGCTAACTTTGGCCAGAAATATTCACACGG GTATGCGCGCATACCTTAACAAAGATTTTGATTGGTGTACCTACTTAATGGTGAATTCAGGATCGCTTCTAATGGACTCCACGCTTGGCATTGTGGGTATGGGAAGAATAGGATACCAGATTGCAGAGAGAGCAGCCGCCTTTAAGATGAAGATTGTCTATCATAATCGAACACAAAG GAGTAAGGAGGACGAAGAACGTGTCAATGCTAAATATTGTCAAACTCTCGATGAATTACTGCGTATGTCTGATCACGTGATGCTGACTGTGCCTTTGAGTGACGAAACGAAAAGCATGATTGGTGCGAGGGAACTGAAACTGATGAAGCCTAATGCTGCAATAATCAACATTTCACGTG GTGCCGTAATCCACCAAGATGCCCTAATCGAAGCACTCAACAACCACACCATCCAAGGCGCAGCCCTTGATGTGACTACACCCGAACCATTACCACCCGATCACCCGCTACTGAAGATGTCCAATGTCATTGTCACCCCACACACAGCAGGGGCAACTATTAAGACATTCTATTCTAATTTCCAAATTTGTTTAGAAAGCATGAAAGCTGCTATTGAAGGGCGACCTGTGCCTaatgaaattaaataa